The following proteins are co-located in the Larus michahellis chromosome 9, bLarMic1.1, whole genome shotgun sequence genome:
- the PDZD11 gene encoding PDZ domain-containing protein 11 isoform X2 produces the protein MEGRLPYDDFPVVFLPPYESPPAWVPPHELGFNIRGGKASQLGIFISKVIPDSDAHRAGLQEGDQVLSVNDVDFQDIEHSKAVEILKTAREITMRVRYFPYNYQRQKERTVH, from the exons ATGGAGGGCCGGCTGCCCTACGACGACTTCCCGGTGGTTTTCCTGCCGCCCTACGAGAGCCCGCCCGCCTGGGTGCCGCCTCATGag CTGGGCTTCAACATCCGGGGAGGAAAAGCCTCGCAGCTGGGAATCTTCATCTCTAAG GTGATCCCTGACTCGGATGCGCACAGAGCTGGGCTGCAGGAAGGGGACCAGGTGCTCTCAGTGAATGATGTGGATTTCCAGGACATTGAGCACAGCAAG GCTGTGGAGATCCTGAAGACAGCCCGTGAAATCACCATGCGTGTGCGTTACTTCCCCTACA aTTAccagagacagaaggaaagaacCGTTCACTAA
- the PDZD11 gene encoding PDZ domain-containing protein 11 isoform X1 yields MEGRLPYDDFPVVFLPPYESPPAWVPPHERVYHPDYNNELTQFLPRTIVLKKPPGAQLGFNIRGGKASQLGIFISKVIPDSDAHRAGLQEGDQVLSVNDVDFQDIEHSKAVEILKTAREITMRVRYFPYNYQRQKERTVH; encoded by the exons ATGGAGGGCCGGCTGCCCTACGACGACTTCCCGGTGGTTTTCCTGCCGCCCTACGAGAGCCCGCCCGCCTGGGTGCCGCCTCATGag CGGGTGTATCACCCCGACTACAACAACGAGCTCACCCAGTTCCTGCCACGCACCATCGTCCTGAAGAAGCCGCCCGGGGCGCAG CTGGGCTTCAACATCCGGGGAGGAAAAGCCTCGCAGCTGGGAATCTTCATCTCTAAG GTGATCCCTGACTCGGATGCGCACAGAGCTGGGCTGCAGGAAGGGGACCAGGTGCTCTCAGTGAATGATGTGGATTTCCAGGACATTGAGCACAGCAAG GCTGTGGAGATCCTGAAGACAGCCCGTGAAATCACCATGCGTGTGCGTTACTTCCCCTACA aTTAccagagacagaaggaaagaacCGTTCACTAA